A genomic window from Amia ocellicauda isolate fAmiCal2 chromosome 15, fAmiCal2.hap1, whole genome shotgun sequence includes:
- the LOC136771284 gene encoding acyl-coenzyme A thioesterase 1-like isoform X2 has protein sequence MAGKGSCPLITIQPSRGLIDEKFQITVKNLLPGQAVTLHSLTQSEDSDFWEAFGHYVSDGKGTVKVAEDVSLGGSYDGLEPMGLLWSMKPAPGSRPGLRFRKTDVCTPVVVRIAVYTGHIGDGFTEASALAHAVTERSYMAPGVRRTDIRQSGVRGTLFVPLGPGPFPAVLDMWGGGGGLVEYRSALLASHGYVSLALDYYSTQVMEKSPDNDPSLGYEYFETAFTILQDHPQVASDRVALLGLCFGTAVALRVTAYSAVINPRCVVCISGSHVQPVKEPISSIRAEMQKNYYKFRCDQNNHLITRDMFLPVPPDPSKKVDVGRLKCPLLLIVGEDDQSWPTAESAEDIEKMMETAGNRHLLTTLSYPGAGHLIEPPYSPHAYASKMIVDQIKIKVTMLWGGETKLHSHAQEDSWQKILAFLDQHLYCSPGTSSHL, from the exons ATGGCTGGAAAGGGTTCCTGTCCCCTGATCACCATACAGCCCTCAAGAGGACTCATAGATGAGAAGTTTCAAATCACTGTGAAGAATTTACTGCCAGGACAAGCCGTCACCCTGCACTCTCTGACTCAGTCCGAGGACAGTGACTTCTGGGAGGCATTTGGGCACTATGTCAGTGACGGTAAAGGGACAGTGAAAG TCGCTGAAGATGTGAGTCTAGGAGGCTCGTATGATGGCCTTGAGCCCATGGGTCTGCTGTGGAGTATGAAGCCAGCACCTGGAAGTAGACCAGGACTTAG GTTCAGAAAGACAGATGTGTGCACCCCAGTGGTTGTGCGCATTGCTGTGTATACAGGGCACATCGGGGATGGATTCACAGAGGCGTCTGCTCTGGCCCATGCTGTTACTGAGCGCTCGTACATGGCACCAGGCGTCCGCAGGACTGACATCAGGCAGAGTGGAGTCCGAGGAACCCTCTTTGTGCCACTag GTCCTGGCCCGTTTCCTGCTGTTCTGGACATGTGGGGTGGTGGAGGGGGGCTGGTTGAGTACCGCTCTGCTCTCCTCGCATCTCATGGCTACGTGTCTCTGGCTTTGGACTATTATTCCACACAAGTCATGGAAAAATCTCCTGACAACGACCCCTCTCTTGGATATGAGTATTTTGAG ACAGCCTTCACCATCCTTCAGGACCATCCACAGGTAGCCAGTGATCGAGTGGCTTTGCTTGGCTTATGTTTTGGAACAGCTGTTGCTCTACGGGTGACTGCATATTCAGCTGTAATAAAT CCCAGATGTGTGGTGTGCATCAGTGGCAGCCATGTTCAACCTGTAAAGGAACCAATTTCCAGTATCAGGGCAGAGATGCAAAA aaattaTTATAAGTTTCGCTGTGATCAGAATAATCATTTGATCACAAGGGATATGTTTTTGCCAGTCCCTCCAGATCCAAGCAAGAAAGTGGAT GTGGGGAGGTTAAAATGTCCTCTTTTACTGATTGTTGGAGAAGATGATCAGAGCTGGCCCACTGCTGAATCTGCAGAAGAT ATAGAGAAAATGATGGAGACGGCAGGGAATCGTCATCTGTTGACAACCCTGTCCTACCCTGGAGCCGGTCACCTGATAGAGCCTCCGTACAGCCCACACGCTTACGCCAGCAAAATGATTGTAGACCAAATAAAGATTAAAG TCACCATGCTTTGGGGCGGGGAGACCAAACTGCATTCTCACGCACAGGAAGACTCGTGGCAGAAGATCTTGGCATTTCTGGATCAGCATCTTTATTGCAGTCCCGGCACAAGCTCTCATTTGTAG
- the LOC136771284 gene encoding acyl-coenzyme A thioesterase 1-like isoform X1 yields the protein MQITKMEKSITAMAGKGSCPLITIQPSRGLIDEKFQITVKNLLPGQAVTLHSLTQSEDSDFWEAFGHYVSDGKGTVKVAEDVSLGGSYDGLEPMGLLWSMKPAPGSRPGLRFRKTDVCTPVVVRIAVYTGHIGDGFTEASALAHAVTERSYMAPGVRRTDIRQSGVRGTLFVPLGPGPFPAVLDMWGGGGGLVEYRSALLASHGYVSLALDYYSTQVMEKSPDNDPSLGYEYFETAFTILQDHPQVASDRVALLGLCFGTAVALRVTAYSAVINPRCVVCISGSHVQPVKEPISSIRAEMQKNYYKFRCDQNNHLITRDMFLPVPPDPSKKVDVGRLKCPLLLIVGEDDQSWPTAESAEDIEKMMETAGNRHLLTTLSYPGAGHLIEPPYSPHAYASKMIVDQIKIKVTMLWGGETKLHSHAQEDSWQKILAFLDQHLYCSPGTSSHL from the exons ATGCAGATCACTAAAATGGAAAA GTCAATAACAGCAATGGCTGGAAAGGGTTCCTGTCCCCTGATCACCATACAGCCCTCAAGAGGACTCATAGATGAGAAGTTTCAAATCACTGTGAAGAATTTACTGCCAGGACAAGCCGTCACCCTGCACTCTCTGACTCAGTCCGAGGACAGTGACTTCTGGGAGGCATTTGGGCACTATGTCAGTGACGGTAAAGGGACAGTGAAAG TCGCTGAAGATGTGAGTCTAGGAGGCTCGTATGATGGCCTTGAGCCCATGGGTCTGCTGTGGAGTATGAAGCCAGCACCTGGAAGTAGACCAGGACTTAG GTTCAGAAAGACAGATGTGTGCACCCCAGTGGTTGTGCGCATTGCTGTGTATACAGGGCACATCGGGGATGGATTCACAGAGGCGTCTGCTCTGGCCCATGCTGTTACTGAGCGCTCGTACATGGCACCAGGCGTCCGCAGGACTGACATCAGGCAGAGTGGAGTCCGAGGAACCCTCTTTGTGCCACTag GTCCTGGCCCGTTTCCTGCTGTTCTGGACATGTGGGGTGGTGGAGGGGGGCTGGTTGAGTACCGCTCTGCTCTCCTCGCATCTCATGGCTACGTGTCTCTGGCTTTGGACTATTATTCCACACAAGTCATGGAAAAATCTCCTGACAACGACCCCTCTCTTGGATATGAGTATTTTGAG ACAGCCTTCACCATCCTTCAGGACCATCCACAGGTAGCCAGTGATCGAGTGGCTTTGCTTGGCTTATGTTTTGGAACAGCTGTTGCTCTACGGGTGACTGCATATTCAGCTGTAATAAAT CCCAGATGTGTGGTGTGCATCAGTGGCAGCCATGTTCAACCTGTAAAGGAACCAATTTCCAGTATCAGGGCAGAGATGCAAAA aaattaTTATAAGTTTCGCTGTGATCAGAATAATCATTTGATCACAAGGGATATGTTTTTGCCAGTCCCTCCAGATCCAAGCAAGAAAGTGGAT GTGGGGAGGTTAAAATGTCCTCTTTTACTGATTGTTGGAGAAGATGATCAGAGCTGGCCCACTGCTGAATCTGCAGAAGAT ATAGAGAAAATGATGGAGACGGCAGGGAATCGTCATCTGTTGACAACCCTGTCCTACCCTGGAGCCGGTCACCTGATAGAGCCTCCGTACAGCCCACACGCTTACGCCAGCAAAATGATTGTAGACCAAATAAAGATTAAAG TCACCATGCTTTGGGGCGGGGAGACCAAACTGCATTCTCACGCACAGGAAGACTCGTGGCAGAAGATCTTGGCATTTCTGGATCAGCATCTTTATTGCAGTCCCGGCACAAGCTCTCATTTGTAG
- the LOC136771282 gene encoding acyl-coenzyme A thioesterase 1 isoform X1, with product MRVGMFMNGARILLYPRFVAGLNNYKRLITTMAGKGSCPLITMQPSRGLIDEKFQITVKNLLPGQAVTLHSLTQSEDSDFWEAFGHYVSDGKGTVKVAEDVSLGGSYDGLEPMGLLWSMKPVPGSRPGLRFRKKDVCTPVVVRIAVYTGHIGDGFTEASALARAVTERSYMAPGVCRTDIRQGGVRGTLFVPPGPGPFPAVLDMWGGGGGLVEYRSALLASHGYASLALEYLSHSEGQNAWASQSLEEQYFETAFTILKDHPRVASDRMALLGLSFGSSIALRLTVYSKVVNPRCLVCISGSHVQLVGNSISNSFHEFNMNINGMTRTDDNNNLIWRNLILPIPTEANRKVQVGRIKCPLLLIVGEDDQNWPTAESAEDMEKMMEAAGNRHLLTTLSYPGAGHLIEPPYSPHARASNFMLFPQRTKVSLLWGGETKAHSYAQEDSWQKILMFLEEHLYVSPNGVPLSKL from the exons ATGCGCGTCGGCATGTTTATGAATGGAGCTCGGATACTACTGTATCCCCGCTTTGTTGCGGGTTTAAACAACTACAAAAG GCTAATAACCACCATGGCTGGAAAGGGTTCCTGTCCCCTGATCACCATGCAGCCCTCAAGAGGACTCATAGATGAGAAGTTTCAAATCACTGTGAAGAATTTACTGCCAGGACAAGCCGTCACCCTGCACTCTCTGACTCAGTCCGAGGACAGTGACTTCTGGGAGGCATTTGGGCACTATGTCAGTGACGGTAAAGGGACAGTGAAAG tTGCTGAAGATGTGAGTCTAGGAGGCTCATATGATGGCCTTGAGCCCATGGGTCTGCTGTGGAGTATGAAGCCAGTGCCTGGAAGTAGACCAGGACTTAG GTTTCGAAAGAAAGATGTGTGCACCCCAGTGGTTGTGCGCATTGCTGTGTATACAGGGCACATCGGGGATGGATTCACAGAGGCGTCTGCTCTGGCCCGTGCTGTTACTGAGCGCTCGTACATGGCACCAGGCGTCTGCAGGACTGACATCAGGCAGGGTGGAGTCCGAGGAACCCTCTTTGTGCCACCAG GTCCTGGCCCGTTTCCTGCGGTTCTGGACATGTGGGGCGGTGGAGGGGGGCTGGTTGAGTACCGCTCTGCTCTCCTTGCATCACATGGCTACGCGTCTCTGGCTTTGGAGTATCTGTCCCACAGTGAAGGGCAAAATGCCTGGGCTTCCCAGAGCCTAGAAGAACAATATTTTGAG ACTGCCTTCACCATCCTGAAGGACCATCCGCGGGTTGCCAGTGATCGaatggccttgttgggtttaTCCTTTGGAAGCTCTATTGCATTACGGTTGACGGTCTACTCAAAAGTAGTAAAT CCCAGGTGTTTGGTGTGCATTAGTGGGAGTCACGTCCAACTGGTTGGGAACTCAATTTCCAATTCCTTTCATGAATTTAACAT GAATATTAATGGAATGACAAGGACtgatgacaataataatttGATCTGGAGAAACCTCATTCTGCCAATCCCCACAGAAGCGAACCGGAAAGTACAG GTGGGGAGGATAAAATGTCCTCTGTTACTGATTGTTGGAGAAGATGATCAGAACTGGCCCACTGCTGAATCTGCAGAAGAT ATGGAGAAAATGATGGAGGCGGCAGGCAATCGTCATCTGCTGACAACCCTGTCCTACCCCGGAGCTGGTCACCTGATAGAGCCTCCGTACAGCCCACATGCTCGCGCCAGCAACTTCATGTTATTCCCACAGAGGACAAAGG TATCATTGCTCTGGGGAGGGGAGACCAAAGCTCACTCTTACGCACAAGAGGACTCGTGGCAGAAGATCTTGATGTTTCTGGAAGAGCATCTCTATGTTAGTCCCAATGGAGTTCCTCTTTCGAAGCTTTGA
- the LOC136771282 gene encoding acyl-coenzyme A thioesterase 1 isoform X2 yields the protein MAGKGSCPLITMQPSRGLIDEKFQITVKNLLPGQAVTLHSLTQSEDSDFWEAFGHYVSDGKGTVKVAEDVSLGGSYDGLEPMGLLWSMKPVPGSRPGLRFRKKDVCTPVVVRIAVYTGHIGDGFTEASALARAVTERSYMAPGVCRTDIRQGGVRGTLFVPPGPGPFPAVLDMWGGGGGLVEYRSALLASHGYASLALEYLSHSEGQNAWASQSLEEQYFETAFTILKDHPRVASDRMALLGLSFGSSIALRLTVYSKVVNPRCLVCISGSHVQLVGNSISNSFHEFNMNINGMTRTDDNNNLIWRNLILPIPTEANRKVQVGRIKCPLLLIVGEDDQNWPTAESAEDMEKMMEAAGNRHLLTTLSYPGAGHLIEPPYSPHARASNFMLFPQRTKVSLLWGGETKAHSYAQEDSWQKILMFLEEHLYVSPNGVPLSKL from the exons ATGGCTGGAAAGGGTTCCTGTCCCCTGATCACCATGCAGCCCTCAAGAGGACTCATAGATGAGAAGTTTCAAATCACTGTGAAGAATTTACTGCCAGGACAAGCCGTCACCCTGCACTCTCTGACTCAGTCCGAGGACAGTGACTTCTGGGAGGCATTTGGGCACTATGTCAGTGACGGTAAAGGGACAGTGAAAG tTGCTGAAGATGTGAGTCTAGGAGGCTCATATGATGGCCTTGAGCCCATGGGTCTGCTGTGGAGTATGAAGCCAGTGCCTGGAAGTAGACCAGGACTTAG GTTTCGAAAGAAAGATGTGTGCACCCCAGTGGTTGTGCGCATTGCTGTGTATACAGGGCACATCGGGGATGGATTCACAGAGGCGTCTGCTCTGGCCCGTGCTGTTACTGAGCGCTCGTACATGGCACCAGGCGTCTGCAGGACTGACATCAGGCAGGGTGGAGTCCGAGGAACCCTCTTTGTGCCACCAG GTCCTGGCCCGTTTCCTGCGGTTCTGGACATGTGGGGCGGTGGAGGGGGGCTGGTTGAGTACCGCTCTGCTCTCCTTGCATCACATGGCTACGCGTCTCTGGCTTTGGAGTATCTGTCCCACAGTGAAGGGCAAAATGCCTGGGCTTCCCAGAGCCTAGAAGAACAATATTTTGAG ACTGCCTTCACCATCCTGAAGGACCATCCGCGGGTTGCCAGTGATCGaatggccttgttgggtttaTCCTTTGGAAGCTCTATTGCATTACGGTTGACGGTCTACTCAAAAGTAGTAAAT CCCAGGTGTTTGGTGTGCATTAGTGGGAGTCACGTCCAACTGGTTGGGAACTCAATTTCCAATTCCTTTCATGAATTTAACAT GAATATTAATGGAATGACAAGGACtgatgacaataataatttGATCTGGAGAAACCTCATTCTGCCAATCCCCACAGAAGCGAACCGGAAAGTACAG GTGGGGAGGATAAAATGTCCTCTGTTACTGATTGTTGGAGAAGATGATCAGAACTGGCCCACTGCTGAATCTGCAGAAGAT ATGGAGAAAATGATGGAGGCGGCAGGCAATCGTCATCTGCTGACAACCCTGTCCTACCCCGGAGCTGGTCACCTGATAGAGCCTCCGTACAGCCCACATGCTCGCGCCAGCAACTTCATGTTATTCCCACAGAGGACAAAGG TATCATTGCTCTGGGGAGGGGAGACCAAAGCTCACTCTTACGCACAAGAGGACTCGTGGCAGAAGATCTTGATGTTTCTGGAAGAGCATCTCTATGTTAGTCCCAATGGAGTTCCTCTTTCGAAGCTTTGA